CGGTCCGGGCGGCTCGTATGTGATGCACCGGGAGTTACTTGCCGCCGCCCCCGCACTGGCAGGGCTCGTGCACCACGGTCTGGTACGGCTTGCCGTCGGCACCTACGTGATTGACCGTCACCAGGCGCGGCGGGTGTCCGCAGCTGCTCATCGGGCCACCGCCGTCCGGGCAGAGACCGCGGCCGTCGGGGCGGGCGCGAAGCCGGGCGGGCAATTGCTGGGGTCGCACTTCCACCGGGTGCACAACGGGCAGACGTCGTTCATCGACGGCCGGTGCAGGACGAGCACGGGCTGGCGCACGTACCCGGGCGCCATCTCGGCGAGCGAGCGGCGTGCGTGGCGGCCGGCGGACCGGGCGCGGTGGTCGCCGCCGGCCATCAGCTGGCGGACGAGCCGGTGGAACGAAGTGTCGGTCTCGTCTCGCTCGTAGCCGCTGCCGTTGTGCCCGCTGCCGTCGTCCTCGCGGCCGATCTCACGGCCGACCTCGTCAGCCTCTCCGGCGCGGAGTGCGGGGGCGGTGCCCGTGCTACCGACATGGGTGGGCGTGAAGGTCATAATGCTCATGCGGATCAGGTCTCCTTGCTCGGAGGATCCGTGCTGGCCCCCGGCACGTATGGCGTGTGGAGCGCCGTGTCGGGGGTCGCCCCGTTCCGGGGCTGCGCACAGTGGGGTTGTCCTGTAGCCCCACGCCGACACCAGCCCGTGATGCGGCGGGCTGGGAACGACGTGCAGAACAGGCGCAGGGTTAGGCCGCGACCGGACCGGACTCCATGACGTAGGCGAGTGAGATCCGCTCGCGGGCCGCGGCGTTGAGCTCCAGGAGGTGCTGCCAGTCGGCAGCAGTCGCGGCGGCGAGACGGCTGGGCTGGCGGATCTCCCGATCGACCGCCAGCTCCTGCCCGGTACGGCCGCCGCGGACCAGATCGTCGCTCGCCCGATCACCGGCCCCGTCGCGCAGCGCGAGCTCCTCGCAGGCCGCCCGAACCGGGCACCGCCCACAAACCTGTCGGGCACTGGCCTGCTGCGCCGCCCAGATCGCGGGCGGCACGTCGTTGCGGTTGAACAAGACGTTCCGGCCACTGCAGCGGGCGCCGGCGTCGATGGCGGCCTGGAGCACGGGGCGACGCGTCCGGCGGGCGACCTCGGGCGAAATCCTGTTGAGCGTCATGACAGTCCTTCCGTGGTGGGCTGGTGTGCGGGCAGCGTGATGAGCCCCCAGGCCGGGGTGCCTGGGGGCTCATCACGCGTGAGTTGTCAGATGTGGAGGGGCTTGAGAGGCAGGCCGGGGCCGCCGTGCGTCGGAGCGGGCCAGGCGGCGGCGCGGCGGATGAGCTCGTGCTCATCGACGAGGGTCGTCGGCCGGACTTTGGGGAGTGGGACGTTGTGACGGTCGCGGGTCGCCTGGCCCACGCTTGGAAGAGCCTGCCGCAGCGACCGCTGTCGCGCTCGGGCCTCGCCCCGCCGCTCAACACGGCGCTGCTCATTCGCGATCCGGTCACGGTGGGCCTGCTGCTCGCGGGAGAGTACGGCGGTGGCCTCGGTCTCGCGGAGCGCGATCTCCAGTTCGCGGCCTGCAGCGCACCGGCCGTCGGCCCGACACGTCGTGCATGTGGCGCGATGCGCGATGACGGTGCGGCGGGCCCGCGCCAGCAGCGGGAGCAATCGGATCCCGATGGGGTCTACCTGCCGTTCGCGGGTGGCCGCGATCCTGTACACCGGGGTGCCCGGTGCCGGGAGTGGCTTGAAGTGCTGGCGGGCGGGACGGAGATAGGACGCGGTCGCTTCCGCGACCTGGAGCTGCTCGCGCCACATGTCAGCCGTGATGTCGATGTTCAGGAGCTGGTTGCTCCCTCCACATCGGCGTGTACTGCGGGGCCGGTGATGCGGCGCGACCTTGGGTGTCTGCAGGCCGGTGATAGGACACCAGGAGTCGCAGTCTCTGCAGACCAGAGAAGTCTCGTCCGGCAGCAGGTTGATCTCCTGTACAGGCAAGGTGCTGAGTGCCAGGGCTGGGCGGTGGTTCGTGCGGGCGGTGCGGGTTCGGGACGGACGCTTTGCGCTGGCAGCGGGCATTAAGGCTCCTTGAGTTATGGAAGCAAGGCGGCGAGGCTGCTCTCTCTGGGCAACAGGCACATGCCCTGTTGCCCAGACAGCGCATCAGGGCCGCGAGATAACAGTTGTCGCCCGTTCCAGGGGATTTGGTGGAGCTATCAACCCCGGGACCACGCATGTAAGCGTTGCGGCGACAAAGTCTTGCGGTAGTGCCGACAGCAGAAACTTCGCTAGCGACGTCACCAGAAAAGCAGTACCTCGCTAGCGATGTCAACACTTCGATAGCGAGGTATGCTCGTGTCGATATGATCAGTGACGCCGACCAGAAGTACGATCGCTAGCGAGGCAGGGAGAGGGGATGACTGGCGGATCCAGCAAGCAGCCGAAGTACCGACAGATTGCTGACACGTTGCGTGCGGCGATCGACGCGGGCGAGTACCAGCCGGGTGACCGACTCCCCGGCGAGAATCCATTGGCGGCAGAACATGATGTTGCAGTCATGACTGCACGTCAGGCCCTGAACGCCCTCAAGGCCGAAGGACTCGTCGAATCCCGCAGGGGTGCGGGATTTTTCGTGCGCTCGTTCCGCCCGATCCGCCGCCGTAGCATCAGCCGTTTGGCCCGTGAGCAGTGGAAATCTGGAGTGTCCATCTTTTCGGCAGACGACGAGCGTTCACTGACCGCAGAAACCGAGCTTCTCGGCGCCATCACGCCACCTGAGCCGATCGGCAGGGTCCTCAACCTCGATGCTGACGCGGAGGTCTTCGCCCGCTTTCGTCGGCATATCGTCGACGGCAGGCCTGTCCTACTCTCGACGTCATACCTCCCAAATGACCTTGTAGCTGG
This Streptomyces sp. NBC_00376 DNA region includes the following protein-coding sequences:
- a CDS encoding WhiB family transcriptional regulator translates to MTLNRISPEVARRTRRPVLQAAIDAGARCSGRNVLFNRNDVPPAIWAAQQASARQVCGRCPVRAACEELALRDGAGDRASDDLVRGGRTGQELAVDREIRQPSRLAAATAADWQHLLELNAAARERISLAYVMESGPVAA
- a CDS encoding GntR family transcriptional regulator codes for the protein MTGGSSKQPKYRQIADTLRAAIDAGEYQPGDRLPGENPLAAEHDVAVMTARQALNALKAEGLVESRRGAGFFVRSFRPIRRRSISRLAREQWKSGVSIFSADDERSLTAETELLGAITPPEPIGRVLNLDADAEVFARFRRHIVDGRPVLLSTSYLPNDLVAGSRITENDTGPGGIYARLAELGAEPNHFREELRVRTPSAEDAKRLHLAVDTPVIKICRTAYTAEGRAVEVNEMTLDSAAYVLEYDFPA